The Falco rusticolus isolate bFalRus1 chromosome 14, bFalRus1.pri, whole genome shotgun sequence sequence TGGAGGGTTTTTTAACATACCTGTGAAGGAGGCTTCCCCATGTCAGTATCCCACATGCAGATACGCGCGCACTGGGGCTAttgcagggaggcagctgctgtcGCAGGACCCGCCATCAGCCCCAAGTAGCTGCGGCACCTCTCACCGTGCCACCGAGCCGTGGCTGGCCGTGGCTGGTGGCATTAGGAGCCTGTAGCCTGGTATttctgggggggaaaaaaaaaaaatctttctcttttaggAAACGTTTCCAGCCTTCCAAGCTGTGTGGACATTGGAAGTATATTTAACAAGAATAACCCAAAGGTGGCTATACAATGTTTAAGAgctgttctttttaaatctttttttttttttttttttttttttttttagcccatTTGTGATCACTGTTAGTCTCACGCTTTGGAAGACAGCTCAGGAGACCCACATTCTTTTGATAGCCAGGACCATTTCTGTGAGTTGCAGGGTGACTAACGGTGACACAAACCTACCAGCCAGACCAGATGCATGCCCCTTGCAGACTGAGCACACTCAAACAAGGCTGGGCCCCAGCCAGGGTCCCTTCCAAAGCTCACAGGAGCCACACAAGCCTACCTGGCAGAAACCCACGCAGAAGGAGCTCGGACCATGCCTACCACCCTTTGACTGCAGTGCAGACACAGTGCTATCCCCTGAAACAAGAGTGCAGGGCATCCAGTCTGGTCAAAAGTGTTTCCTACTGTCTGCCAGCTCAGGCAGGACAGTGTCACCATGCTTGTTAAACCCCAAGCGTAACAGGCACGTACACCAAATTCCCCAGTAGCCACATGCAAACCCTGTGCAGCTGACATGTCCTGTAGATTCAGCCCTGTCCTccaggagcccagcagcagcatggaaaaCACACTGATaggcaaagaaaagcagaaaaactgtcatgcaaaaataatttcttttttttttttaattatatgcaagtgtgggttttttcaagCATAAAGAATATCCACAAGCAAAGAGCAACGTTCTCCACTTCACTGGTTGTTCTCAGTCACTCAGTGCATTGCTTAAGCTTTTGATCATTTGTGCAAACTACAGATTTTGTGCATCCAGGCAGCAGTGGCCAGTTCTGCTGAGCTACAGGGCAGAGCACCTGGCGTCATGGGAAATCAGTTAGTGGGGATCCTTACGGTGCACTTCTGGAGTATCTTTAGGAACTCTGTGAATGACACACAGCCCACCCAAGGCAAGGACACTTCAACGTAAGCAATTTGCCTAAGGGTATAAAAGGGGACTTGCTCAATTCTGCATACATGTCAACCAGAACAATGCAAAGCAGAGTCCAAAGTTAAGTAATGTAAAATTAGTACCAAATTATTAATTAGGAACTAAACTTGAAGTGAAAAATGTCTTGTACTTGAGAGtacaaagaggggaaaaaaagacattacaCTATTTAGtagttgatatttttttatcctctcttagaaaaaaaaaatcaaagcattctGAAACGTAAAACTTCTAAATTTTGAGCTATAAATTCtatgaaatacacatttctgcAAATGTTACAAGAAAACTCATGGAGTTGTATTAACTATCATATAAATCATTCTGTTCTAGAGCACGGACACTGGAAGATATGGTTATGTCACATTTGGGGAAATGCCTTCATGACGGCTGCAGGTGGAAGCCATGGTCTTCATTTTTCcctaagaaaaataatcacaaagCTATGAAAGGGTGAACACCACAAGAAAATGGACAGATCAGAAGGTTCATCCCTACAAGAACaagggtgctgggcagggaaggTAGCCACCGCTGGTATAGCACTCAGGAAACCATATCCAAAATCGATTTTCTCATCACATTGACAGGCCCCATCCCTAACGAGCACCTGAGTGCCAGCATTTCAATCCCACAGGAGCAAAGTCAGGGCACATTTTTGGCAATGTCACCCTATTAGTTCAGACCAAAGATGCAAATAACTCTAAGCCCTTCATCCACACCGCCACGGAGGACTCTGCTCAGTCACAGCTGAggctccctctgccccacgAGTACCTGGTGGGTATTTGGTGTTCACGTCCTTGACAACTGGGTGCTTCAGGGGTGTTATGATGCCTTGGTCGGGTTTCTGGAAGGCCGAGATGAGGTTGTGCATTTTCCGAAAGAGCCTCCGGTGGACCCCGGGCGCTGTCTGAGAAGCCAAAGAGTGAGAGGTGAGAGGGGATGCTGGGTGCTGAGCGCCTGCGCTGCCCTCCGGGCCCTGGCACAGAAACCATGTCCTCAGAAAGGCACACACGCACCTCAGGAAAGGAGCCAGCCCTTCAGCTGGACCCCCTGATGTGCCAACTTCAAATGAGTCAatgagctgtgctgctctgctcctcccccGCGCATCGCTGCCCCCCTGCTCTAAGGGGGCTTCCAGCAGGGTGCTGATAGAAGCCTGGGAGAGGGACAGTTTCTTAATCACTGCAAGAGCAACCCACAGCCTGCCGTGCTCGTCAGGCAAATTCCCAAGTGATCTTGCGCTGTTTCTGGCCCTGATTTATTGCAGCCAGTGATTTAACCTCCAGCCTGGGGTTTATCGGTAAGATACTTCCAGCCTGGAAATACCAGTACGACAACCCACAGAGCTACCTAGCACTTACGGGGAGGGGAAGTCCTTACACCACCAAGTTCAGGCATGGACACAGCCTCTTCTCAAGCCTTGCACTGAGCATTCAGTGCTGGGTTACGACTTCATTGAGTACTCCTGTCTACCTCTTGTACAAAGGCAGTGGCAAAAATCTTACCTGTTTATTAAAAGTGGGAGGTTTTCTATCTTTCTGCATTAGAATCTTTTCAAACGCTGTGAAACAAAACTGTGTCTGCTTTTAATCAAAAATCCAATGTTGCTGTTAAACCCTTGAAGGCATTTTTGTAATAACCCCTCCCCACCAAAGCCATGGGGTGACAAGCATAGGTCCTGCCAGCGTAGTCCCATTCAAGGGACACTGTCTCACCCAGCAGTCACGAACTAAATCCTGCCTCACTGGCACCAGCTGGAGCCTTCACACTGGCTGGGGTTTTACCAGCACAGTTTTAATTTCCCTGCCTTGTCCTTGAAAGATGGGTATGACCTGAGCTTGCTCAGAGACTAACCAGCCacagggaaggaagcagagacaagaaagcaccagctgcagctggagcctcTTTCGGCCTTGGAGGCACAGTTCGTGGGGTTGAGTTGGATTTAGGCTGCTGTTTCTAACAGCTGAGGCCAGCGTGGTCTTAGCAACATTTACTCCAAGGTTTCTGTTTGCCTAAAGGAAGGTTTGGTGTCGTGGGTCTGTAGCTAGCACCTTTCCCTGCAGAGGATGTATTGAGAGTCCTGGGCCTTCAGGACATCTACGCTGTGAAACACATGAGGTTTGTCTACGATACAGCGAGGGAAAGCCCAAGACCCATATGCAGGAAGCCAGTGGAGGTCGTGGTGAGGGAGTTGTAGCAGGCCTATATAACACCAGAAAGAAACCTCACTGCAGATGCTGTCATTACCTGGAGCCAAAGCAGGCTGCAGCCTCACTCAGGGAATTATCCTCCACAGGTGGATGTCCCTGGGGTCCTGGCATCCTTTCTGAGACACCAGAGTTTGCCCTGGCATGCCGGACACAGGACCACCCCATCCTGTCCTGAAAACCCTCCTACAGGGTGCTCCCAACACCTTACAGGAACGAGCGAGCAGATTCTTCCTGGGTACCATCCCCAAAAGTGACACAGATAATTATTTACTCTGCAGTAATGTGAGTCACTTTTACTCCCCGATCTGCTTCTGAGTAACCCCAGGAATCAGTCTTATCTTCCAGAGCACTGCAACCACTTCTATTATAATAACGGCCAAGGAATTATGTCTGactagaaattatttaatgtttgtAATCAGTGTTCATTAACGTGCAAACAGAAAGCTAACTACAAATTAATACACAGAGTACATCAAAGAACAAGACCTTCgtaaaagaaatacaggtttGCATCCTAATTCTACCACCCCAAATAGTTGTCTGCATTGCAAATGGTGTTATTCTACACTTGAGTTACCAGTTTCTTAGCAGATGggtgaaaatgtattttgcatcaAGTTTTGGCTACCCTATATATGTTTTGCACCTGTGATGAAATAATGTGGAgagaaattaactttaaaacaCTGTAGATTGAAAATCATTTCCTTAAATATTCTGACATTAATGGTACGTGGGATAGAAGAGAACAGATTGTACTTGTCAAATTAtaaaaacataatatttttGCCGTTTGAAATGATGCAAAATAATGCACTGTTGCATtatgcagcagctgaaatgtaACAGGGAATTAATTCATGAGTTCAAGACTGTCAGAAGTAACACCAAGACATCTTAGTGATGGGCACACTCAAGACTGATTACCTTCGATGAAAACCAGACTATGCACaaacatgaataattttaatatatttcattaaatcAATATGAACATCAAACAGGATGTagaaattttcagaagagaaatgagaaatacacACCTCAGCACTCCAGGATCCAGTTTCTGTCTTGGACACTCTATAGGTATAAACGTAACCCTGATGcctgtagggaaaaaaaaacccaaaaaatcaACAGGTAGTTATTACTCACTTCTACTGTCAGGTTTCACAATAGGTATACTCTGCTACGTGGGAGTCAGTTCATCTGCTAACAttccttgaaaataaatttaccCATAAAGGCTCTGCATAGATAAAGAAACTGAGACTCGGGTCAGAAGCAGTGTTCAACCCGCTAGGTTCTTTGTGGATGAGAGGGACAGGTCTGACTCAGATCTAGTTTAGCAATATTTGGTTATTCTAGGTTGTGATATTGCTTTCATTCCTGCCTcaacattatatttttttttctttttttcagtgatctcCTTTTACTGACACATACCAGGCATACTTTccctggaaaaggagaaggtgTAGTATTGGCAGCTAGCATTACTGTATTGTAATCCATTTAAATGCAGGTGTTCCCAGAAGCAAGAGCATGAGTGTAATTTATTTGGAAAGCTAGACGCACAAAACAAGGCAAATTGCTCTTTGCATTTGCTGTACGTTCCTAATTCTCAAATACTGATAAGGGAGACTTACAAGAGCGTGgaatcttccttctttttaacTCTAATTTGAGTCCTTTGAGAATAAG is a genomic window containing:
- the SH2D1A gene encoding SH2 domain-containing protein 1A isoform X1, coding for MDALPIYHGGITREAGEKLLLATGTDGSYLLRDSESIPGVYCLCVLHQGYVYTYRVSKTETGSWSAETAPGVHRRLFRKMHNLISAFQKPDQGIITPLKHPVVKDVNTKYPPGTRGAEGASAVTEQSPPWRCG
- the SH2D1A gene encoding SH2 domain-containing protein 1A isoform X2 yields the protein MDALPIYHGGITREAGEKLLLATGTDGSYLLRDSESIPGVYCLCVLHQGYVYTYRVSKTETGSWSAETAPGVHRRLFRKMHNLISAFQKPDQGIITPLKHPVVKDVNTKYPPGKNEDHGFHLQPS